Proteins encoded by one window of Synechococcus sp. WH 7805:
- the acnB gene encoding bifunctional aconitate hydratase 2/2-methylisocitrate dehydratase produces MLSTYRENAAERLALGIPPLPLEPSQAKALTELLENPPSGEEQELLHLLIERIPPGVDEAAYVKATWLSAIAQGQASSPLVSPLEATRLLGTMVGGYNVAALIELLQHSDTQLAGCAAEGLSRTLLVYDAFNEVMELASSNRFAKQVVDSWAAAEWFTSKPELADTITVTVFKVEGETNTDDLSPATHATTRPDIPLHALAMLETRDPDGLKTIATLKEKGHPVAYVGDVVGTGSSRKSAINSVLWHTGDDIPHVPNKRGGGVILGGKIAPIFFNTAEDSGALPIECDVTELNTGDVITIRPHAGTIERDGEVVSRFELKPSTISDEVRAGGRIPLMIGRALTDKVRAKLGLAPSDLFIRPTAPADTGKGFTLAQKMVGKACGLPGVRPGTSCEPLMTTVGSQDTTGPMTRDEMKELACLGFSSDLVMQSFCHTAAYPKPVDLQTQKDLPDFFAQRGGVALRPGDGIIHSWLNRMLLPDTVGTGGDSHTRFPLGISFPAGSGLVAFAAAIGAMPLDMPESVLVRFSGSLQPGVTLRDVVNAIPWVAIQRGLLTVEKANKKNLFNGRIMEIEGLPDLKLEQAFELTDASAERSCAGCTIKLSEETVSEYLRSNVALLKNMIARGYSDARTLARRIKEMEAWLAHPQLLSADGDAEYAEILEINLDELTEPVVACPNDPDNVKLLSEVAGDPVQEVFIGSCMTNIGHYRAAAKVLEGAGPNQARLWVCPPTRMDEETLKAEGYYATFEAAGSRMEMPGCSLCMGNQARVDDNTTVFSTSTRNFNNRLGKGAQVYLGSAELAAVCAQLGRIPTPDDYRSIAAEKIDPLSDELYRYLNFDQISGFEDQGRTISADDEAAVLAGS; encoded by the coding sequence ATGCTGAGCACCTACCGAGAGAACGCTGCCGAACGTCTGGCCCTGGGAATTCCGCCATTGCCCCTGGAGCCAAGCCAGGCCAAGGCACTCACAGAACTGTTGGAGAATCCACCATCAGGGGAGGAGCAGGAGCTGCTGCACCTGCTGATCGAACGCATTCCGCCCGGCGTCGACGAAGCGGCCTATGTGAAAGCCACCTGGCTCAGCGCCATCGCCCAAGGGCAGGCCAGCAGTCCCCTGGTATCGCCGCTGGAAGCCACCCGCCTGCTCGGAACCATGGTGGGGGGATACAACGTGGCGGCCCTGATCGAGCTGCTCCAACACAGCGACACGCAGCTGGCCGGCTGCGCCGCTGAAGGCCTCAGCCGAACTCTGCTGGTTTATGACGCCTTCAATGAAGTGATGGAGCTGGCCTCCAGCAACCGCTTTGCCAAGCAGGTGGTGGACAGCTGGGCAGCAGCTGAATGGTTCACCTCGAAGCCGGAGCTGGCCGACACGATCACGGTGACGGTGTTCAAGGTGGAAGGAGAAACCAACACCGACGACCTCTCGCCCGCCACCCACGCCACCACCCGTCCGGACATCCCTCTGCACGCCCTGGCGATGCTGGAGACCCGCGATCCAGACGGCCTGAAGACGATCGCCACCCTCAAGGAGAAAGGGCACCCCGTGGCCTACGTGGGCGACGTGGTGGGCACTGGCAGTTCCAGGAAGAGCGCCATCAACTCCGTGCTCTGGCACACCGGCGACGACATTCCCCATGTGCCCAACAAGCGAGGCGGCGGCGTCATCCTCGGCGGCAAGATCGCGCCGATCTTCTTCAACACTGCAGAAGACTCCGGCGCCCTGCCGATCGAATGCGATGTCACCGAACTGAACACCGGTGATGTGATCACCATCCGGCCCCATGCCGGCACGATCGAACGGGACGGTGAGGTGGTGAGCCGCTTCGAACTCAAGCCCAGCACCATCAGTGACGAGGTGCGGGCCGGTGGGCGAATCCCCCTGATGATCGGCCGCGCCCTCACCGACAAAGTGCGCGCCAAACTCGGCCTCGCACCCTCTGATCTGTTCATCCGTCCCACGGCACCGGCCGACACCGGCAAAGGCTTCACCCTGGCCCAGAAGATGGTGGGCAAGGCCTGCGGCCTGCCCGGAGTGCGCCCCGGCACCAGCTGCGAACCGCTGATGACCACCGTTGGCTCTCAGGACACCACCGGGCCCATGACCAGAGACGAGATGAAGGAGCTGGCCTGCCTGGGCTTCTCCTCCGACCTGGTGATGCAGAGTTTCTGCCACACCGCGGCCTACCCCAAACCGGTGGACCTGCAGACCCAGAAGGATCTGCCTGATTTCTTCGCCCAACGCGGTGGTGTGGCCCTGCGCCCCGGTGACGGCATCATCCACAGCTGGCTGAATCGCATGCTGCTCCCCGACACGGTGGGCACCGGCGGTGACAGTCACACCCGCTTCCCCCTGGGCATTTCCTTCCCCGCGGGCTCCGGCCTGGTGGCCTTCGCTGCAGCCATCGGCGCCATGCCCCTGGACATGCCCGAGTCGGTGCTGGTGCGCTTCAGCGGCTCGCTGCAACCGGGTGTGACCCTGCGGGATGTGGTGAATGCCATTCCCTGGGTGGCGATTCAACGCGGACTGCTCACCGTGGAGAAGGCCAACAAGAAGAATCTGTTCAATGGCCGGATCATGGAGATCGAAGGTCTCCCCGACCTCAAGCTCGAGCAGGCCTTCGAACTCACCGACGCCAGTGCCGAACGCTCCTGCGCCGGCTGCACCATCAAGCTCTCAGAAGAAACCGTGAGCGAATACCTGCGCAGCAACGTGGCGTTGCTCAAAAACATGATCGCCCGCGGTTACAGCGATGCCCGCACCCTGGCCCGCCGCATCAAGGAGATGGAAGCCTGGCTGGCTCATCCACAGCTTCTCAGTGCCGACGGCGATGCCGAGTATGCCGAGATCCTGGAAATCAACCTCGACGAGCTCACCGAACCGGTGGTGGCCTGCCCCAACGATCCCGACAACGTGAAGCTCTTGAGCGAGGTGGCCGGTGATCCGGTGCAGGAGGTGTTCATCGGCTCCTGCATGACCAACATCGGCCACTACCGTGCTGCGGCCAAGGTGCTGGAAGGCGCCGGCCCGAACCAGGCCCGCCTCTGGGTCTGTCCCCCCACGCGCATGGACGAAGAAACCCTCAAAGCCGAGGGCTACTACGCCACTTTCGAAGCCGCCGGATCCCGGATGGAGATGCCGGGCTGCTCCCTCTGCATGGGCAACCAGGCGCGGGTGGACGACAACACCACGGTGTTCTCCACCAGCACCCGGAACTTCAATAACCGTCTTGGCAAGGGCGCCCAGGTTTACCTGGGCAGTGCCGAACTGGCGGCGGTCTGTGCTCAGCTGGGACGGATCCCCACCCCGGACGACTACCGCAGCATCGCGGCAGAGAAGATCGATCCGCTCTCCGATGAGCTCTACCGCTACCTCAACTTCGACCAGATCTCTGGTTTCGAGGATCAGGGCCGAACCATCAGCGCGGACGATGAAGCCGCAGTGCTGGCTGGGTCCTGA
- a CDS encoding 3-deoxy-7-phosphoheptulonate synthase has protein sequence MTTTHDLHVVDTRPLVPPALLHGDLPIDARATETVATSRSRIQAILRGLDRRLLVIVGPCSIHDVDAAREYASKLAPLRERHASELEVVMRVYFEKPRTTVGWKGLINDPNLDGSYDINTGLRMARSLLLDLARDGMPCATELLDPVVPQYIADLISWTAIGARTTESQTHREMASGLSMPIGYKNSTDGSATIAINAMQAASKPHHFLGINREGHASIVSTTGNPDGHLVLRGGNRGTNYHLEAIQDAAEELKAAGLPDRLMVDCSHGNSNKDYRRQGDVLKAVAAQVEQGSAHVMGLMLESHLVEGNQKISSDRSALTHGQSVTDACISIETTAELLEGLADSLKKVGTRVA, from the coding sequence ATGACCACCACACACGACCTTCATGTGGTGGACACCAGGCCTCTGGTTCCTCCCGCCTTGCTGCATGGAGATCTGCCGATTGATGCCAGGGCGACGGAGACCGTGGCCACCTCGCGCAGCCGAATTCAAGCCATTCTCAGGGGTCTGGACCGGCGACTGCTGGTGATCGTCGGCCCCTGCTCTATTCATGATGTGGATGCAGCGAGGGAGTACGCCAGCAAACTGGCTCCCCTGCGTGAACGTCATGCCTCTGAGCTCGAGGTGGTGATGCGTGTGTACTTCGAGAAGCCACGCACCACGGTGGGATGGAAGGGCCTCATCAATGATCCGAACCTCGACGGCTCCTACGACATCAACACGGGGTTGCGAATGGCTCGGTCGTTACTGCTCGATTTGGCCAGGGATGGAATGCCCTGTGCCACTGAACTGCTCGATCCTGTAGTTCCTCAGTACATCGCTGATCTGATCAGTTGGACGGCGATCGGCGCCCGTACCACCGAAAGCCAGACGCACCGCGAAATGGCTTCAGGCTTGTCGATGCCGATCGGCTACAAAAACAGCACCGACGGCAGTGCCACCATTGCCATCAACGCCATGCAGGCCGCGTCCAAACCCCATCATTTTCTTGGGATCAATCGCGAGGGGCATGCATCGATCGTGAGCACCACCGGAAATCCGGATGGTCATCTGGTGCTGCGGGGAGGGAACCGAGGCACGAATTACCATCTCGAGGCGATTCAGGATGCTGCTGAAGAATTGAAAGCAGCGGGACTACCCGACCGGTTGATGGTCGATTGCAGTCATGGCAACTCCAACAAGGATTATCGCCGGCAAGGTGATGTGTTGAAAGCTGTGGCAGCTCAGGTGGAACAGGGGTCAGCGCATGTGATGGGTCTGATGCTCGAAAGCCATCTTGTTGAGGGCAACCAAAAGATCAGTTCGGATCGTTCAGCACTGACCCATGGCCAAAGCGTCACGGACGCATGCATCAGCATTGAGACGACAGCGGAGCTGCTGGAGGGTTTGGCTGATTCGCTGAAGAAAGTTGGCACTCGTGTTGCTTGA
- a CDS encoding diacylglycerol/polyprenol kinase family protein, which produces MLLSLFVIGAWMALVLSAAVLCRGVLPEHKELSRKIVHIGTGPVVPLAWWLQLPAWVAVPAALSITVITAINHRWRLLPAVEDIERHSYGTVAYGVAISLLLIFFWPEQAIAACAGVLVMALGDGLAGLVGRGVQSPTWSVWQQRKSVAGTLTMALVTGVVLTVLVMVSHSPFQPMRLLSVCVLAVGLEQLSRWGIDNLSVPIAVGLCWSWMIA; this is translated from the coding sequence TTGCTGCTCTCGCTGTTCGTGATTGGAGCCTGGATGGCTCTGGTTCTCTCGGCAGCGGTGCTTTGCCGAGGCGTTTTGCCGGAGCACAAGGAACTCAGCCGCAAAATCGTGCATATCGGTACCGGACCCGTCGTGCCGCTGGCCTGGTGGCTGCAACTTCCGGCATGGGTAGCTGTTCCAGCCGCACTCTCAATTACCGTCATCACCGCCATTAACCATCGCTGGCGATTACTACCAGCCGTCGAGGATATCGAGCGCCACAGCTACGGAACTGTGGCGTATGGAGTGGCTATCTCTCTACTTCTCATTTTCTTCTGGCCTGAACAGGCCATCGCGGCTTGCGCTGGAGTGCTGGTGATGGCTCTTGGCGATGGCCTTGCAGGCTTGGTTGGGCGAGGCGTTCAATCACCAACCTGGAGCGTTTGGCAACAGCGGAAATCTGTAGCTGGAACCCTCACGATGGCCCTGGTCACGGGAGTTGTGCTGACTGTGCTTGTGATGGTCAGTCACAGCCCATTCCAGCCAATGCGCCTGTTGAGCGTATGCGTGCTTGCTGTTGGCCTTGAGCAACTGAGCCGATGGGGCATCGACAACCTCAGCGTGCCAATCGCTGTTGGCTTGTGCTGGTCTTGGATGATCGCCTAA
- a CDS encoding RpoD/SigA family RNA polymerase sigma factor, with the protein MGIPLESEVEASKPSSTEPVLPATSQRNTGLRSRQTANRSSRQVGRLSTDSIGYYLSTIGRVPLLTAAEEIELAHHVQAMKELLDVPEDERTPRQRHRIRMGKRARDRMMAANLRLVVSVAKKYQNQGLELLDLVQEGAIGLERAVDKFDPAMGYKFSTYAYWWIRQGMTRAIDNSARTIRLPIHISEKLSKMRRITRELSHRFGRQPNRLELSNAMGIAPRDLEELIAQSAPCASLDAHARGEEDRSTLGELIPDPNGDEPMEGMDRSIQKEHLGGWLSQLNEREQKILRLRFGLDGAEPLTLAEIGRQINVSRERVRQLEAKAILKLRTMTDQQQAA; encoded by the coding sequence ATGGGGATCCCTCTGGAATCCGAGGTCGAGGCTTCCAAGCCCTCGTCCACGGAACCTGTATTGCCGGCTACAAGCCAGCGCAATACAGGTCTGCGCTCACGTCAAACCGCCAATCGATCGAGTCGACAAGTTGGTCGTCTCTCCACTGATTCAATTGGCTACTACCTCAGCACCATCGGCCGTGTGCCTCTCCTCACCGCTGCAGAGGAGATCGAACTGGCACACCACGTTCAGGCCATGAAGGAGCTGTTGGATGTTCCAGAGGACGAACGCACACCGCGGCAACGTCATCGCATTCGCATGGGCAAACGGGCCAGAGATAGGATGATGGCGGCCAACCTTCGCCTTGTGGTGAGTGTTGCCAAGAAATATCAGAATCAGGGCCTTGAACTCCTGGACCTTGTCCAAGAGGGTGCCATTGGCCTGGAGAGAGCCGTAGACAAATTTGATCCCGCTATGGGGTACAAATTTTCTACCTATGCCTACTGGTGGATCCGTCAGGGAATGACCCGGGCCATCGACAACAGCGCACGGACCATCCGTTTGCCGATTCACATCAGCGAGAAGCTCTCGAAGATGCGTCGCATCACCAGAGAACTCTCCCATCGCTTCGGCCGTCAACCCAATCGCTTGGAACTTTCCAACGCGATGGGGATCGCACCACGCGATCTCGAAGAACTGATCGCTCAGAGTGCTCCCTGTGCATCCCTCGATGCCCACGCCAGGGGGGAAGAGGACCGAAGCACACTTGGAGAATTGATCCCAGACCCCAACGGTGATGAGCCGATGGAGGGAATGGATCGCAGTATTCAGAAGGAGCATCTCGGCGGTTGGCTGTCCCAGCTCAACGAGCGGGAGCAGAAGATTCTTCGCTTGCGCTTTGGACTCGATGGAGCCGAGCCACTGACCTTGGCCGAGATCGGTCGTCAGATCAACGTGTCCCGGGAACGCGTTCGCCAACTTGAAGCAAAAGCAATTCTGAAGTTGCGCACCATGACCGATCAGCAGCAGGCCGCCTGA
- the ppk1 gene encoding polyphosphate kinase 1 translates to MSDKVLSPDLYINRELSWIAFNERVLVQALDERTPLLEQAKFSAIFSNNLDEFFMVRVASLKAQVEAGIEKLSEDGHTPIEQLHAIREHLTPLLHKQQEHYRSRLKIQLLEHGAHLLDYEQLNERQRLWVDNYFQTAIFPVLTPLAVDPAHPFPFVSNLSLNVAALIHDPQSGQRQLARVKVPQKILPRFVTIPADLASGDCEPLHTAVPLEQVVAFNLSLLFPGMSIEGHYFFRVTRDADLELRDLEADDLMIAIEQGLRKRRMGGEVVRLEVADEMPQDVVEMLMEGMSVEEEDLYRIDGPLGLDDLFALMAIPLPQLKDESHSGLTPAILGRAQRSMLEDGSLKEEEFESIFSVVRRRDVLLHHPYDLFSTSVEEFINQAADDPLVMGIKMTLYRTSKDSPIIAALIRAAENGKQVMALVELKARFDEDNNIQWAKHLERSGVHVVYGVLGLKTHTKIVLVVRKEKERLRSYVHIGTGNYNSKTSRLYTDLGLLSARPELGQDLVELFNYLTGFSKQQGFRKLLVAPVSLRKGMENLIRREIEHAQQGRGGHIRAKMNSLVDPGIIALLYEASQAGVTIELIIRGMCCLYPGRKGLSESIHVVSIIGRFLEHSRIFWFGNGGSPEVFIGSADWMPRNLDRRVEAVTPIEEPALREQLERLLQVYLDDNRGAFDMQSNGDFTQRHPEDIERNSQLQLIETWKKGVPASDD, encoded by the coding sequence ATGAGTGACAAAGTGCTTTCCCCCGATCTCTACATCAACCGGGAGCTCAGCTGGATCGCGTTCAACGAAAGGGTTCTCGTTCAGGCATTGGACGAGCGGACACCGCTGCTGGAACAAGCGAAATTCAGCGCCATTTTCAGCAACAACCTCGATGAATTCTTCATGGTGAGGGTGGCCTCCCTGAAGGCCCAGGTTGAAGCAGGCATCGAAAAACTCAGCGAAGACGGACACACACCCATCGAGCAGCTCCACGCGATCCGCGAGCACCTCACCCCACTGCTGCACAAACAACAGGAGCATTACCGCTCCCGCCTGAAGATCCAGCTTCTCGAGCATGGTGCCCATCTGCTGGATTACGAACAGCTCAACGAACGTCAACGGCTCTGGGTTGACAACTACTTCCAGACAGCGATCTTTCCTGTCCTCACCCCCCTGGCCGTTGATCCGGCTCATCCCTTCCCGTTCGTGAGCAATCTGAGCCTGAATGTGGCAGCTCTGATCCACGACCCCCAAAGCGGTCAACGTCAGCTCGCCCGGGTCAAGGTGCCTCAGAAGATCCTGCCCCGCTTCGTCACCATTCCCGCCGATCTCGCCAGCGGTGACTGTGAACCGCTTCACACCGCCGTGCCGCTGGAGCAGGTGGTGGCGTTCAACCTGAGCTTGCTCTTCCCTGGCATGTCCATCGAAGGACACTATTTCTTCCGAGTCACCCGCGATGCGGACTTGGAATTGAGGGATCTCGAGGCCGATGACCTCATGATCGCCATTGAGCAGGGCTTGCGCAAACGCCGAATGGGCGGCGAGGTCGTGCGCCTGGAGGTTGCCGATGAAATGCCCCAGGACGTGGTCGAGATGCTGATGGAGGGAATGTCCGTTGAGGAGGAGGACCTCTACAGAATTGATGGCCCCCTTGGCCTGGATGACCTCTTCGCCCTGATGGCGATTCCTCTTCCGCAACTCAAGGATGAAAGCCACTCAGGACTGACTCCCGCCATCCTCGGGCGTGCCCAGCGAAGCATGTTGGAGGACGGCTCCCTCAAAGAAGAGGAGTTCGAAAGCATTTTTTCGGTGGTGCGACGCCGCGACGTTCTGCTGCACCATCCCTACGACCTGTTTTCCACATCCGTGGAGGAATTCATCAACCAGGCGGCCGACGATCCACTGGTGATGGGCATCAAGATGACCCTCTATCGCACCTCCAAGGATTCACCGATCATCGCCGCATTGATTCGTGCCGCCGAGAACGGAAAACAGGTCATGGCCCTGGTGGAACTCAAGGCCCGCTTCGATGAAGACAACAACATTCAATGGGCGAAGCACCTGGAACGTTCCGGCGTTCATGTTGTTTATGGAGTTCTGGGTCTCAAGACCCACACCAAAATCGTTCTGGTGGTCCGTAAGGAGAAAGAACGACTGCGGAGTTACGTGCATATTGGAACAGGAAATTACAACTCCAAAACCTCACGGCTCTATACAGACCTCGGTCTTCTCTCCGCGCGACCTGAGCTGGGCCAAGACCTCGTGGAGCTGTTCAATTACCTCACTGGTTTCTCCAAACAACAAGGGTTCCGCAAGCTTCTTGTCGCTCCCGTTTCCCTGCGTAAGGGAATGGAGAATCTGATCCGCAGAGAGATCGAACATGCCCAGCAGGGTCGGGGAGGCCACATCCGAGCCAAAATGAACTCCCTAGTGGATCCTGGAATCATTGCCCTGCTGTATGAAGCCTCACAAGCAGGCGTCACGATCGAATTGATCATCCGCGGAATGTGCTGCCTCTACCCTGGCCGCAAAGGACTCAGTGAATCCATCCACGTGGTCAGCATCATCGGCCGCTTCCTGGAACACTCACGCATCTTCTGGTTTGGGAACGGCGGTAGCCCTGAGGTCTTCATCGGCAGTGCTGACTGGATGCCCCGCAACCTGGACCGACGTGTGGAAGCGGTCACCCCGATCGAAGAGCCGGCATTGCGCGAACAACTCGAACGACTGCTACAGGTGTATCTCGATGACAACCGCGGAGCTTTTGATATGCAAAGCAACGGTGATTTCACGCAACGACATCCCGAGGACATCGAGAGAAATTCCCAACTTCAACTCATCGAAACCTGGAAGAAAGGCGTTCCCGCCTCGGATGACTGA